The following coding sequences lie in one Mycobacterium sp. DL440 genomic window:
- the lgt gene encoding prolipoprotein diacylglyceryl transferase — protein MTTTVLAYLPSPSQGVWHLGPVPIRAYALCIIVGIIAALVIGDRRWQARGGQAGVIYDIALWAVPFGLVGGRLYHVMTDWPTYFGPTGKGLGAAFQVWQGGLGIWGAVALGGVGAWIGCRSHGIPLPAFGDAIAPGIILAQAIGRLGNYFNQELYGGDTTLPWGLEIYKRLNSLGRVDDLNGVSTGEVLRVVHPTFLYELLWNLLVFALLIWADRKFKLGHGRLFALYVAGYCAGRFLVELMRSDPATEFAGIRVNTFTSTFVFIGAVVYIMLATKGREDPATLVGKREDDEDESALDDLGKELVAAAATTGVVAAATAAGQDDDEDAEDADHMHPDEVGASEDDGAEAAAAIELKAIDTEPDEDAGDEESEELEDEADADSEDEADQVADEDADEALDEADLEDEEEEANEFAVADESTDAEEEAEEAEAESDVQEETADEVAVDESTGADAEGDVAEEQAVDEDAVAESDVEEETDDELSADDESADVEAGSDEEPVDEAAEGAETAEEQSADDEAVAESDAEEVPADEGDADDESTDVDDEPELESEEAAEEQAADETADDTEGEEAVADALVDDEAAGEAGPVETAESEASEDADEVDEVEAPVADDVEAEAEEGADEAEVEVDEEPEPDEVDSETGEEPAADDDVDENAGEATTDEEPDSAEPVVVEEDVDESAAAVAENPAEAEAEAEESEPAEEADAESDADDVTDESEAEVDEAAVESETDTQPGKVDEVDEVDAAGESDDDEVAADDAAAEEDHSDDAADAAEVVAEESDSINVDDDDEADSEAGTASAATAEPTKQGGRVRRWFRRNR, from the coding sequence TTGACCACTACCGTGCTCGCGTATTTGCCCAGCCCGTCACAGGGCGTCTGGCATCTGGGGCCGGTGCCGATCCGCGCGTACGCGCTGTGCATCATCGTCGGCATCATCGCAGCGCTGGTGATCGGCGACCGGCGTTGGCAGGCGCGGGGTGGGCAAGCCGGCGTCATCTATGACATCGCCTTGTGGGCAGTACCTTTCGGGCTCGTCGGTGGCCGGCTCTACCACGTCATGACGGACTGGCCCACCTATTTCGGGCCGACCGGCAAGGGATTGGGTGCGGCCTTCCAGGTCTGGCAGGGTGGTCTGGGAATCTGGGGCGCCGTCGCACTCGGCGGCGTCGGAGCCTGGATCGGTTGCCGTTCACACGGGATTCCGCTGCCGGCCTTCGGCGACGCAATCGCTCCGGGAATCATCTTGGCTCAGGCCATCGGCCGGCTGGGCAACTACTTCAACCAGGAGTTGTACGGCGGCGACACCACATTGCCGTGGGGCCTGGAGATCTACAAACGCTTGAACTCCCTCGGCAGGGTCGATGATCTCAACGGAGTGTCGACCGGCGAGGTCCTGCGGGTGGTGCACCCCACCTTCCTCTACGAATTGCTGTGGAACCTACTGGTTTTCGCGCTGCTCATTTGGGCCGACCGCAAGTTCAAACTCGGCCACGGAAGGCTGTTCGCGCTCTATGTGGCCGGCTACTGCGCGGGCCGGTTCCTGGTCGAATTGATGCGCAGCGACCCGGCAACCGAGTTTGCCGGTATCCGCGTCAACACCTTCACCTCGACTTTCGTGTTCATCGGCGCCGTCGTATACATCATGTTGGCCACCAAGGGACGAGAAGACCCGGCGACCTTGGTGGGTAAGCGTGAGGACGACGAGGACGAGTCGGCGCTGGACGACCTCGGCAAGGAACTTGTTGCCGCAGCGGCCACCACCGGTGTTGTCGCGGCTGCAACGGCGGCGGGACAAGACGATGACGAGGACGCCGAAGATGCCGACCACATGCATCCCGATGAAGTCGGCGCCAGCGAGGACGACGGTGCCGAAGCTGCCGCGGCGATCGAACTGAAGGCGATCGATACCGAGCCTGACGAGGACGCCGGCGACGAGGAGTCCGAAGAACTGGAAGACGAGGCGGACGCCGACTCCGAGGATGAAGCCGACCAGGTCGCTGACGAGGACGCCGACGAGGCTCTCGACGAGGCGGATCTTGAGGACGAGGAAGAGGAAGCGAACGAGTTCGCTGTCGCCGATGAGTCCACGGACGCCGAGGAAGAGGCTGAGGAAGCCGAAGCCGAGTCGGACGTTCAGGAAGAAACTGCCGACGAGGTCGCTGTTGACGAGTCCACTGGTGCTGACGCCGAGGGCGACGTCGCTGAGGAGCAGGCCGTTGACGAGGATGCGGTGGCCGAGTCCGACGTCGAGGAAGAAACTGACGACGAGCTCTCGGCCGACGACGAGTCCGCTGACGTCGAGGCGGGATCAGACGAAGAGCCCGTGGACGAGGCCGCTGAAGGCGCCGAGACTGCCGAGGAACAGTCCGCCGATGATGAGGCCGTAGCCGAGTCCGACGCTGAAGAAGTGCCTGCGGACGAGGGTGATGCTGACGACGAGTCCACCGATGTAGACGACGAGCCGGAACTCGAATCTGAGGAAGCCGCCGAGGAACAGGCTGCTGACGAGACCGCCGACGACACCGAAGGCGAGGAAGCGGTAGCCGACGCGCTCGTCGACGACGAGGCCGCCGGCGAGGCCGGTCCCGTTGAGACCGCCGAGTCTGAGGCGTCGGAGGATGCTGACGAGGTCGACGAGGTTGAGGCCCCGGTGGCAGATGACGTCGAGGCTGAGGCCGAAGAAGGTGCCGACGAGGCCGAGGTCGAGGTCGACGAAGAGCCTGAACCCGACGAAGTCGACTCGGAGACGGGCGAGGAACCCGCAGCCGATGACGACGTCGATGAGAACGCCGGTGAGGCCACCACAGACGAGGAGCCTGACTCCGCTGAACCGGTTGTCGTCGAAGAAGACGTCGACGAGTCAGCCGCTGCGGTAGCTGAAAATCCGGCCGAAGCCGAAGCCGAAGCCGAAGAATCGGAGCCTGCCGAGGAAGCCGACGCCGAGTCGGACGCGGACGACGTGACCGATGAGTCCGAGGCGGAGGTCGACGAGGCTGCGGTCGAGTCCGAAACCGACACTCAGCCGGGCAAAGTCGATGAAGTCGATGAAGTCGATGCAGCCGGTGAGTCTGACGATGACGAGGTCGCAGCGGACGACGCCGCCGCGGAGGAAGACCATTCGGACGATGCAGCGGACGCTGCCGAGGTGGTCGCCGAAGAGTCCGATTCGATAAACGTCGACGACGATGACGAGGCAGACAGCGAGGCCGGAACCGCATCCGCGGCTACGGCCGAGCCGACCAAGCAGGGCGGTCGGGTGCGTCGTTGGTTCCGCCGCAATCGGTAA
- a CDS encoding TM2 domain-containing protein, with protein MTDPSQSGGPSEIPPQAGFPPPAGYPPPPGYQPYPAAFVDPSAPFGRHPVTGEPLSDKSKVVAGLLQLVGLFGFVGIGRIYLGQTGLGVAQLIVGLATCGIGAIIWGLIDAILILTDRVRDPLGRPLRDGT; from the coding sequence ATGACCGATCCGTCGCAGTCCGGAGGCCCCTCGGAGATCCCGCCGCAGGCCGGCTTTCCGCCGCCCGCGGGATATCCGCCACCGCCCGGCTACCAGCCGTATCCGGCGGCGTTTGTGGATCCGAGTGCGCCATTTGGTCGTCATCCGGTCACCGGCGAACCGCTCTCCGACAAGTCGAAGGTGGTTGCCGGTCTGCTGCAGTTGGTCGGCCTGTTCGGCTTTGTGGGCATCGGGCGGATCTACCTGGGCCAGACCGGATTGGGCGTCGCCCAGTTGATCGTGGGCTTGGCCACCTGTGGCATAGGGGCCATCATTTGGGGGCTCATCGATGCGATCCTGATCCTCACCGACAGGGTCCGCGACCCGTTGGGGCGTCCACTTCGCGATGGAACCTAG
- a CDS encoding DUF2752 domain-containing protein: MEPSGLTTTTAGRFSLLAAGVLGAGALTYIGVVDPHRPGFLFPGCPFKALTGWNCPACGGLRMTHDLLHGDVGAAVVDNVFALVGLPALAVWLLVRWQLGKPLFPVPAVVTIVATLVIWTVVRNLPGFPLVPTFTS, encoded by the coding sequence ATGGAACCTAGCGGCCTCACCACGACGACGGCGGGCCGGTTTTCGCTGCTGGCCGCAGGAGTGCTCGGTGCCGGCGCATTGACCTATATCGGTGTGGTCGATCCACACCGTCCCGGTTTTCTGTTCCCCGGGTGTCCGTTCAAGGCGCTGACAGGGTGGAACTGTCCGGCCTGTGGTGGTCTGCGGATGACCCATGACCTGCTGCACGGCGACGTGGGTGCGGCCGTCGTCGACAACGTATTCGCCCTGGTAGGTCTGCCCGCGCTGGCCGTCTGGCTGCTGGTCCGGTGGCAGCTGGGCAAGCCGCTGTTCCCGGTGCCGGCGGTGGTAACCATCGTGGCGACCTTGGTGATCTGGACCGTCGTGCGCAATCTGCCGGGCTTCCCGCTCGTCCCGACCTTCACGTCGTAG
- the gltB gene encoding glutamate synthase large subunit — translation MLFSALPDAQGLYDPANEADSCGVAMITDIQGRRSHGIVSDGLTALEHLEHRGAAGAEPNSGDGAGILLQLPVELLREVVDFDLPEPAADGTQTFAAGICFLPQDQGARSAARARIEALAAEEGLEVLGWRAVPVDPDGADIGSTALGCMPYMAQLFVAAPEVDGIRQSGIELDRKVYPLRKRAEQGTGVDAVYFASLSSRTIVYKGMLTTMQLPQYFSDLRDTRCTSAIAIVHSRFSTNTFPSWPLAHPFRFVAHNGEINTVRGNRNRMHAREALLASARIPGDLSRLSPICSPDASDSASFDEVLELLHLGGRSLPHAVLMMIPEAWQNATTMDAAERAFWKFHASLMEPWDGPACVTFTDGTVVGAVLDRNGLRPGRWWRTVDDRIILASESGVLDVPSGQIVAKGRLQPGKMFLVDTAAGRIIGDDEIKEQLAAAEPYGEWLHAGLLDLGTLPDRSRVQPNHDSVVRRQIAFGYTEEELRILLTPMAASGGEPLGSMGTDTPVAVLSKRSRLLYDYFIELFAQVTNPPLDAIREEVVTSMARVMGPEENLLEPSAASCRQIVLRWPVLDNDELSKIVHINKDGEHPGLRTTVLRALYDVERGGEGLAEALDDLQLRATEAIAKGARILVISDRDSDHTRAPVPSLLAVSAVHHHLVRTKDRTKVALVVESGDAREVHHIAMLIGYGAAAVNPYLAFESIEDLIREGELTGIETATAVRNYVKALGKGVVKVMSKMGISTVASYTAAQVFEAIGLSHAVVDDYFTGTTSQLGGVGLDVLAEEVKLRHRRAYPENPTERVHRRLEVGGEYAFRREGELHLFTPEVVFLLQHSTRTGRRDIFARYAEEVDRLSREGGTLRGLFEFKPGLRPPVPLDEVEPVESIVTRFNTGAMSYGSISAEAHETMAIAMNNIGGRSNSGEGGEDVDRLYDPRRRSAVKQVASGRFGVTSDYLVNATDIQIKMAQGAKPGEGGQLPGYKVYPNIAKTRHSTPGVGLISPPPHHDIYSIEDLAQLIHDLKNANADARIHVKLVSSVGVGTVAAGVSKAHADVVLISGYDGGTGAAPLTSLKHAGAPWEIGLADTQQTLVLNGLRDRITVQCDGGMRSARDVIVAALLGAEEFGFATAPLVVSGCIMMRVCHLDTCPVGVATQNPELRARFNGKPEFVENFFTFIAEDIRRYLAELGFRSLDEAVGHAEVLDTDPGVAHWKSRGLDLSPIFASPTDADGSTPIQRRRVRDQDHGLEQALDRTLIQLAEGALEDALPVRLELPVRNVNRTVGTLLGSEVTRRYGAAGLPDNTIHVTLTGSAGQSIGAFLPPGVTLDLIGDANDYVGKGLSGGRVIVRPPDDVLFLPEDNVIAGNTLLYGATSGEVFLRGRVGERFCARNSGALAVVEGVGDHACEYMTGGRVVILGKTGRNLAAGMSGGIAFVLGLDPARVNTEMVQLQQLEAEDLAWLHDVVAGHARHTGSTLASSILADWPRRSAQFTKVMPTDYQRVLQATRMAKAEGRDVDTAIMEASRG, via the coding sequence ATGCTGTTCTCGGCATTGCCAGATGCGCAGGGGCTGTATGACCCGGCCAATGAGGCCGATTCCTGCGGCGTGGCCATGATCACCGATATCCAGGGCCGCCGCTCCCACGGCATCGTCTCCGACGGTCTGACCGCGCTCGAACACCTCGAACATCGCGGTGCCGCCGGCGCCGAGCCCAACAGCGGCGATGGTGCCGGCATCTTGCTGCAACTGCCGGTCGAACTGCTGCGCGAGGTGGTCGATTTTGACCTGCCGGAGCCGGCTGCCGATGGCACGCAGACCTTCGCCGCGGGCATCTGTTTCCTGCCGCAGGACCAGGGCGCGCGCAGCGCCGCGCGCGCCCGTATCGAAGCACTGGCCGCTGAGGAAGGCCTTGAGGTTCTGGGCTGGCGTGCGGTGCCGGTTGATCCGGACGGCGCCGACATCGGCTCGACGGCGCTGGGTTGTATGCCCTATATGGCGCAGCTGTTTGTTGCGGCCCCCGAGGTCGACGGCATTCGCCAGAGCGGTATCGAGCTGGACCGCAAGGTCTATCCACTGCGCAAGCGAGCCGAGCAGGGCACCGGGGTCGACGCGGTCTATTTCGCATCGCTGTCCAGCCGGACCATCGTCTACAAGGGCATGTTGACCACAATGCAGCTGCCGCAGTACTTCTCGGACCTGCGGGATACGCGTTGCACGAGTGCGATCGCGATTGTGCACAGCCGGTTCTCCACCAACACGTTCCCGTCCTGGCCGTTGGCGCATCCGTTCCGGTTCGTCGCCCACAATGGCGAGATCAACACCGTGCGCGGTAACCGCAACCGCATGCACGCCCGGGAGGCGCTGCTGGCCAGTGCCCGGATTCCCGGTGACCTGAGCCGGTTGTCACCGATCTGCTCTCCAGATGCCTCCGATTCGGCATCGTTCGACGAGGTGCTCGAGCTTCTGCACCTGGGCGGGCGTAGCCTGCCGCACGCGGTGCTGATGATGATCCCGGAGGCGTGGCAGAACGCCACCACCATGGATGCGGCGGAGCGCGCGTTCTGGAAGTTCCATGCCTCTCTGATGGAACCGTGGGACGGGCCGGCCTGCGTCACGTTCACCGACGGCACCGTGGTGGGGGCGGTGTTGGACCGCAACGGTTTACGGCCAGGACGCTGGTGGCGCACGGTCGATGACCGGATCATCCTGGCCAGTGAGAGCGGTGTACTCGATGTGCCGTCGGGGCAGATCGTCGCCAAGGGCCGCCTGCAACCCGGAAAGATGTTCCTGGTCGACACCGCCGCCGGACGCATCATCGGAGACGACGAGATCAAGGAGCAGTTGGCCGCGGCCGAACCCTACGGTGAGTGGCTGCATGCCGGTTTGCTGGATCTCGGCACATTGCCCGATCGGTCCCGGGTCCAGCCGAATCACGACTCGGTGGTGCGCAGGCAGATCGCCTTCGGCTACACCGAGGAGGAACTGCGGATACTGCTGACGCCGATGGCCGCGTCGGGAGGTGAGCCGCTCGGTTCGATGGGAACCGATACGCCCGTCGCGGTGCTCTCCAAGCGCTCACGGCTGCTGTACGACTACTTCATCGAACTGTTCGCCCAGGTGACCAACCCGCCGCTGGATGCCATCCGGGAGGAAGTGGTCACCTCGATGGCCCGGGTGATGGGACCCGAAGAGAATCTGTTGGAACCCTCGGCTGCATCCTGCCGCCAAATCGTGTTGCGCTGGCCGGTTCTCGACAACGACGAGCTGAGCAAGATCGTCCACATCAACAAGGACGGCGAGCATCCGGGTCTGCGCACCACCGTGCTGCGTGCCCTCTACGACGTCGAACGCGGTGGGGAAGGGTTGGCCGAAGCCCTCGACGATCTGCAGTTGCGAGCCACCGAGGCCATCGCCAAAGGTGCTCGCATACTGGTGATCTCCGATCGCGATTCCGATCACACCAGGGCTCCGGTCCCGTCGTTGCTGGCTGTTTCGGCGGTGCACCATCACCTGGTCCGCACCAAGGATCGCACCAAGGTGGCGCTCGTGGTGGAGAGCGGCGACGCTCGCGAGGTCCATCACATCGCGATGCTCATCGGGTACGGTGCCGCCGCGGTCAACCCATATCTCGCCTTCGAGTCGATCGAGGACCTGATCCGCGAGGGTGAGCTCACCGGCATCGAAACTGCCACTGCCGTACGCAATTACGTCAAGGCGCTGGGCAAGGGCGTGGTCAAGGTGATGAGCAAGATGGGCATCTCCACGGTCGCGTCCTACACCGCTGCGCAGGTTTTCGAGGCGATCGGGCTGAGCCACGCCGTCGTCGACGACTACTTCACCGGGACCACCAGCCAGCTCGGTGGCGTCGGGCTGGACGTACTGGCCGAGGAGGTCAAGCTACGCCACCGGCGCGCGTATCCGGAGAACCCCACCGAGCGGGTGCACCGCCGGCTGGAGGTCGGCGGTGAATACGCGTTCCGTCGGGAAGGCGAGCTGCATCTGTTCACCCCGGAGGTCGTGTTCCTGCTGCAGCATTCGACCCGTACCGGGCGCCGCGACATTTTCGCCAGGTACGCCGAGGAGGTCGACCGGCTGTCCCGGGAAGGCGGGACGCTGCGCGGTCTGTTCGAGTTCAAGCCGGGGCTGCGCCCCCCGGTCCCGCTCGATGAGGTCGAACCGGTCGAGTCGATCGTGACCCGGTTCAACACCGGCGCAATGAGTTACGGGTCCATCTCGGCGGAAGCCCACGAGACCATGGCCATCGCGATGAACAACATCGGTGGCCGGTCGAACAGCGGCGAAGGCGGCGAGGACGTCGACCGACTCTACGATCCGCGGCGGCGCAGCGCCGTCAAGCAGGTCGCCTCGGGCCGCTTCGGCGTCACCAGCGACTATCTGGTGAACGCCACCGACATCCAGATCAAGATGGCCCAGGGCGCCAAACCCGGCGAAGGCGGCCAGCTTCCGGGCTACAAGGTGTACCCCAACATCGCCAAGACCCGGCACTCGACCCCTGGTGTGGGGTTGATCTCGCCGCCCCCGCACCACGACATCTATTCGATCGAGGATCTGGCTCAGCTCATCCACGATCTGAAGAACGCCAACGCCGACGCCCGGATTCACGTGAAGCTGGTCAGCAGTGTCGGAGTCGGCACGGTTGCGGCCGGGGTGTCGAAGGCGCACGCCGATGTGGTGCTGATCTCCGGGTACGACGGCGGCACCGGCGCCGCACCGTTGACCTCGCTCAAGCACGCCGGCGCGCCGTGGGAGATCGGCCTGGCCGACACCCAGCAGACGTTGGTGCTCAACGGTTTGCGTGACCGGATCACCGTGCAGTGCGACGGCGGGATGCGCAGCGCACGCGATGTGATCGTGGCGGCGCTGTTGGGTGCCGAGGAGTTCGGTTTCGCCACAGCACCGCTGGTCGTGTCGGGCTGCATCATGATGCGGGTCTGTCACCTGGACACCTGCCCGGTCGGCGTGGCCACGCAGAATCCTGAACTGCGGGCGCGGTTCAACGGCAAGCCCGAGTTCGTGGAGAACTTCTTCACCTTCATTGCCGAGGACATCCGCCGCTACCTCGCCGAGCTGGGATTCCGCAGCCTCGACGAGGCGGTCGGCCATGCCGAAGTGCTCGACACCGATCCCGGTGTGGCGCATTGGAAGAGCCGTGGGCTGGACCTCAGCCCGATCTTCGCATCACCGACCGATGCCGACGGCAGCACGCCGATCCAGCGGCGGCGGGTGCGCGATCAGGATCACGGACTCGAGCAGGCCCTCGACCGGACCCTGATCCAACTTGCCGAGGGCGCTCTCGAAGACGCCTTACCGGTTCGGCTGGAGCTTCCCGTCCGCAACGTCAACCGCACGGTGGGCACCTTGCTCGGATCGGAGGTCACCCGCCGCTACGGCGCCGCCGGATTGCCCGACAACACCATTCACGTCACCCTGACCGGGTCCGCCGGCCAGTCGATCGGAGCGTTCCTGCCGCCAGGAGTCACGCTGGACCTGATCGGTGATGCCAACGACTATGTGGGCAAGGGACTTTCCGGCGGTCGGGTTATCGTGCGGCCGCCCGACGATGTGCTGTTCCTGCCCGAGGACAACGTCATCGCCGGCAACACCCTGCTCTATGGCGCCACCTCAGGCGAGGTGTTCCTGCGGGGCCGGGTCGGTGAGCGCTTCTGCGCCCGCAATTCCGGGGCCTTGGCCGTCGTCGAGGGGGTCGGAGACCACGCGTGTGAGTACATGACCGGCGGCCGGGTGGTGATCCTGGGGAAGACCGGGCGCAACCTGGCTGCCGGCATGTCCGGTGGCATCGCCTTCGTCCTGGGCTTGGACCCGGCCCGGGTCAACACCGAAATGGTGCAGCTGCAGCAGTTGGAAGCAGAGGACCTGGCCTGGCTGCACGATGTGGTGGCCGGCCATGCACGCCATACCGGCAGCACGCTGGCGTCCTCCATTCTGGCTGACTGGCCCAGGCGCAGTGCGCAATTCACCAAAGTAATGCCCACCGATTACCAGCGTGTCCTGCAGGCGACCCGGATGGCCAAGGCCGAGGGCCGCGATGTGGACACCGCGATCATGGAGGCCAGCCGTGGCTGA
- a CDS encoding glutamate synthase subunit beta produces MADPTGFLRVPKIEAAKRPVEERVGDWREVYEREDPNARAGEVSQQARRCMDCGIPFCHSGKAGCPLGNLIPEWNDLVRRGRWDAASDRLHATNNFPEFTGRLCPAPCESACVLSISEEQTGGSVTIKRIEQTIADHAWMNGTVEPQPAAISTGRSVAVVGSGPAGLAAAQQLTRAGHEVTVYERDNRVGGLLRYGIPEYKLEKSVLNQRLAQMRAEGTRFVTECEVGVDLTVEQLRQRHQAVVLAIGALRGRDNAVPGRELDGVHLAMEHLVPANRECEGDASSPISAAGKHVVIIGGGDTGADCLGTAHRQGAASVTQLDYNTEPPETRDDELSPWPTWPLVLRTSPAHAEGGARRFEVAVQRFIGDDNGQVRAIEIAEVQVTRDAEGRREITPVGESLQIPCDLALLAIGFEGVEHMALLDGLSLKLTRRGTVSCGSDWQTDAPGVFVCGDAHRGASLVVWAIAEGRSAAHAVDAYLMGESDLPSPVRPGTLPLAVI; encoded by the coding sequence GTGGCTGATCCGACCGGATTTCTTCGTGTCCCCAAGATCGAGGCGGCCAAGCGGCCGGTCGAGGAGCGGGTGGGGGACTGGCGTGAGGTGTACGAGCGCGAGGATCCCAATGCGCGCGCCGGCGAGGTGTCGCAGCAGGCGCGGCGTTGTATGGATTGTGGGATCCCGTTCTGTCATTCCGGCAAGGCGGGCTGCCCGCTGGGCAACCTGATCCCGGAATGGAACGACTTGGTCCGGCGGGGGCGTTGGGATGCGGCAAGTGATCGCCTGCACGCCACCAACAACTTTCCGGAGTTCACCGGACGGCTGTGCCCGGCGCCATGTGAGTCGGCCTGCGTGCTCTCGATTTCCGAGGAGCAGACCGGCGGCAGTGTGACGATCAAGCGGATCGAGCAGACGATCGCCGACCACGCCTGGATGAACGGCACCGTCGAACCCCAACCTGCTGCGATCTCCACGGGCAGGAGCGTCGCCGTTGTCGGCTCGGGCCCGGCGGGTTTGGCGGCCGCACAACAACTCACCCGCGCCGGTCACGAGGTGACGGTGTACGAGCGCGACAACCGGGTGGGCGGGCTGCTGCGCTACGGGATTCCCGAGTACAAACTCGAGAAGTCGGTACTGAATCAGCGTCTGGCCCAGATGCGGGCCGAGGGAACCAGATTCGTCACCGAGTGCGAGGTGGGCGTCGATCTGACCGTCGAGCAACTGCGTCAGCGCCATCAGGCGGTCGTGCTGGCGATCGGCGCGCTGCGCGGCCGCGACAACGCGGTGCCCGGACGTGAACTCGACGGCGTGCACCTGGCGATGGAACACCTGGTGCCCGCCAACCGCGAATGCGAGGGCGACGCGTCCTCACCGATCTCGGCGGCGGGCAAGCACGTGGTGATCATCGGTGGCGGCGACACCGGCGCCGACTGCCTGGGCACCGCGCACCGTCAGGGCGCGGCTTCGGTGACCCAGCTCGACTACAACACCGAGCCGCCCGAGACCCGCGACGACGAGCTCTCGCCGTGGCCCACGTGGCCGTTGGTGCTGCGAACCTCCCCGGCACACGCCGAAGGGGGTGCCCGCCGGTTCGAGGTCGCGGTGCAGCGGTTCATCGGCGACGACAACGGTCAGGTGCGGGCCATCGAGATCGCCGAGGTTCAGGTGACCCGCGACGCGGAGGGGCGCCGCGAGATCACCCCGGTGGGCGAGTCGTTGCAGATTCCCTGTGACCTGGCGCTGCTGGCGATCGGGTTCGAGGGGGTCGAGCACATGGCGCTGCTCGACGGGCTGAGCCTGAAACTGACCCGGCGGGGCACCGTGTCCTGCGGTTCGGACTGGCAGACCGACGCGCCTGGCGTGTTCGTCTGCGGAGATGCGCACCGCGGCGCCTCGCTGGTGGTGTGGGCCATTGCCGAGGGCCGTAGCGCGGCGCACGCGGTGGACGCCTACCTGATGGGCGAGTCGGATCTGCCGTCGCCGGTACGGCCCGGCACGCTACCGCTGGCCGTCATCTGA
- the pyk gene encoding pyruvate kinase has translation MSRRGKIVCTLGPATSTDETVRALVEAGMDVARLNFSHGDYTDHEAAYKRVRAASDATGHAVGVLADLQGPKIRLGRFADGPTYWAAGESVRITIDDCEGTHDRVGTTYKRLAEDARPGDRVLVDDGNVGLVVDKIDGHDVICTVTEGGAVSNNKGMSLPGMNVTAPALSEKDIEDLEFALRLGVDLVALSFVRSPADVELVHEVMDRVGRRVPVIAKLEKPEAVENLEAIVLAFDAIMVARGDLGVELPLEEVPLVQKRAIQMARENAKPVIVATQMLESMIDSSRPTRAEASDVANAVLDGADAVMLSGETSVGKYPLEAVKTMARIIKAVEDNSVTVPPLTHTPRTKRGVISYAARDIGERLDAKALVAFTQSGDTVRRLARLHTPLPVLAFTALPEVRSQLALTWGTETFIVAQMKGTDDMIRQVDKSLLDLGRYKRGELVVIVAGAPPGTVGSTNLIHVHRIGEDDV, from the coding sequence GTGAGCAGACGCGGAAAAATCGTTTGTACGCTTGGCCCGGCTACCAGCACCGATGAGACGGTGCGGGCCCTGGTCGAGGCAGGGATGGATGTCGCTCGGCTGAACTTCAGCCACGGTGACTACACCGACCACGAGGCCGCCTACAAGCGCGTCCGGGCGGCGTCGGATGCCACCGGCCACGCCGTCGGTGTGCTGGCTGACCTGCAGGGACCCAAGATCAGGTTGGGCCGTTTCGCGGACGGCCCGACGTACTGGGCGGCCGGTGAATCGGTGCGGATCACCATCGACGACTGTGAGGGCACCCACGACCGGGTGGGGACCACCTACAAGCGGCTGGCCGAGGATGCCAGGCCGGGGGATCGGGTTCTCGTCGACGACGGCAACGTCGGTCTGGTCGTCGACAAGATCGACGGCCACGACGTGATCTGCACGGTCACCGAAGGCGGCGCGGTCAGCAACAACAAGGGCATGTCGCTGCCCGGCATGAACGTGACGGCGCCGGCGCTGTCCGAGAAGGACATCGAGGATTTGGAGTTCGCGCTCCGGCTCGGTGTCGACTTGGTCGCGTTGTCGTTCGTGCGTTCACCCGCTGACGTCGAATTGGTGCACGAGGTGATGGACCGGGTCGGCCGGCGGGTTCCGGTGATCGCCAAGCTGGAGAAGCCCGAGGCCGTCGAGAACCTCGAGGCCATCGTGCTGGCATTCGACGCGATCATGGTGGCCCGAGGTGACCTCGGCGTCGAGCTGCCGCTGGAAGAAGTTCCGCTGGTGCAGAAGCGCGCCATCCAGATGGCAAGGGAGAACGCCAAACCCGTCATCGTCGCGACTCAGATGTTGGAGTCGATGATCGACAGTTCCCGGCCCACCCGGGCCGAGGCCTCTGACGTCGCCAACGCCGTCCTCGATGGCGCGGACGCGGTGATGCTCTCGGGTGAGACCTCGGTCGGCAAATACCCGCTGGAGGCCGTCAAGACGATGGCTCGCATCATCAAGGCCGTCGAGGACAACTCGGTGACGGTGCCGCCGCTGACGCACACGCCGCGCACCAAACGCGGGGTGATCTCGTACGCGGCCCGCGATATCGGCGAGCGGCTCGACGCCAAGGCGCTGGTCGCCTTCACCCAGTCCGGGGACACCGTGCGCCGGCTGGCCCGGCTGCACACCCCGCTGCCGGTGCTGGCATTCACGGCGCTGCCCGAAGTCCGCAGCCAGCTGGCCCTGACCTGGGGCACTGAGACGTTCATCGTGGCGCAGATGAAGGGTACCGACGACATGATCCGCCAGGTCGACAAGTCGCTGCTGGATCTGGGCCGCTACAAGCGCGGTGAGCTGGTGGTCATCGTCGCCGGCGCTCCTCCGGGCACAGTAGGCTCCACGAATCTGATCCATGTGCATCGCATCGGGGAGGACGACGTCTAG